One window of the Archangium primigenium genome contains the following:
- a CDS encoding SDR family oxidoreductase, whose amino-acid sequence MKVLILGLGGAVARRVALGLRDQGHTVVGIDTRPWADAPEGIEVHTVDLRKRGAEDVFRTRRPDAVVHMATVTSLRVQGEERHRINLGGTRVVFEHCRAYGVKHALFVGRHTFYGAAPDSALYHTEDEPPKELASFPELADLVAADLYASTALWRTPELTTSVLRVCYTLGPSAQGTLATFLRGRRVPLVAGYDPLFQFMHEDDVASAILLALDKRPRGVFNVAGPQPLPLSVIVRQAERVPVPLPMAVLRQLVGRFGLPRLPRGALYHLQYPIVVDGHAFRAATGFTHRYDEVQTIQSFLEAHPAPPSHRAQLRQGLETLGVMKP is encoded by the coding sequence ATGAAGGTCCTCATCCTCGGATTGGGAGGCGCGGTGGCGCGGCGCGTGGCGCTGGGGCTGCGCGACCAGGGCCACACGGTGGTGGGCATCGACACCCGACCCTGGGCGGACGCGCCCGAGGGCATCGAGGTGCACACGGTGGACCTGCGCAAGCGCGGCGCGGAGGACGTCTTCCGCACCCGGCGGCCGGATGCCGTGGTGCACATGGCCACGGTGACGTCCCTGCGCGTGCAGGGCGAGGAGCGCCACCGCATCAACCTGGGCGGCACCCGGGTCGTCTTCGAGCACTGCCGCGCCTACGGCGTGAAGCACGCCCTCTTCGTGGGCCGGCACACCTTCTATGGGGCCGCGCCGGACTCGGCGCTCTACCACACGGAGGACGAGCCCCCGAAGGAGCTGGCCTCGTTCCCCGAGCTGGCGGACCTGGTGGCCGCGGACCTCTACGCGTCCACGGCCCTGTGGCGCACCCCCGAGCTGACCACGTCGGTGCTGCGCGTGTGCTACACGCTGGGCCCGTCCGCCCAGGGCACCCTGGCCACGTTCCTGCGCGGGCGGCGGGTGCCGCTGGTGGCGGGGTACGATCCGCTCTTCCAGTTCATGCACGAGGACGACGTGGCCTCGGCCATCCTGCTCGCGCTGGACAAGCGCCCCCGGGGCGTCTTCAACGTGGCGGGACCCCAGCCCCTGCCCCTGTCCGTCATCGTGCGCCAGGCGGAGCGGGTGCCGGTGCCCCTGCCCATGGCGGTGCTGCGCCAGCTCGTCGGCCGCTTCGGCCTGCCCCGACTGCCGCGCGGCGCGCTCTACCACCTGCAGTACCCCATCGTGGTGGACGGGCACGCCTTCCGGGCCGCCACGGGCTTCACCCACCGCTACGACGAGGTCCAGACCATCCAGTCCTTCCTCGAGGCCCACCCCGCCCCGCCCTCGCACCGCGCGCAGCTGCGTCAAGGCCTGGAGACGCTCGGCGTCATGAAGCCGTAG
- a CDS encoding 1-acyl-sn-glycerol-3-phosphate acyltransferase, with product MSRSEVKTRLERLELPFNAYGVDPYGVSRWHLGVVYEALNFFYRHYFRVRCHGIEHVPARGRGMLVGNHSGGVAVDGMMVIASCFLEAQTPRLAQGMAEKFVNATPLASIWSSRCGQFPGLPENATRLLEEDRLLLVFPEGARGTAKLYPQRYDLVDFGTGFMRLALKTRTPIIPFGFLGGGAAIPTVANLYGLGRVLGMPYVPVTPYLLPLPLPVPLELHYSEPMVFEGTGNEEDSVIQGYVEQVKARIADIIDRRRNERWQAAVTP from the coding sequence GTGAGTCGATCAGAGGTGAAGACGCGGCTGGAGCGGCTGGAGCTCCCTTTCAATGCGTATGGCGTGGACCCCTACGGCGTGTCCCGGTGGCACCTGGGCGTCGTCTACGAGGCCCTGAACTTCTTCTACCGGCACTACTTCCGGGTGCGCTGCCACGGCATCGAGCACGTGCCGGCGCGGGGCCGGGGCATGCTGGTGGGCAACCACTCGGGGGGCGTGGCGGTGGATGGGATGATGGTGATCGCCTCGTGCTTCCTGGAGGCCCAGACGCCCCGGCTGGCCCAGGGCATGGCGGAGAAGTTCGTGAACGCCACCCCCCTGGCCTCCATCTGGAGCAGCCGCTGCGGCCAGTTTCCCGGCCTGCCGGAGAACGCCACGCGCTTGTTGGAGGAGGACCGGCTGCTGCTCGTCTTCCCCGAGGGCGCGCGCGGCACCGCCAAGCTCTACCCCCAGCGCTATGATCTGGTGGACTTCGGCACGGGCTTCATGCGGCTGGCGCTCAAGACGCGCACGCCCATCATCCCCTTTGGCTTCCTCGGAGGCGGCGCGGCCATCCCCACGGTGGCCAACCTCTATGGCCTGGGGCGGGTGCTCGGCATGCCCTACGTGCCCGTCACCCCCTATCTGCTGCCCCTGCCCCTGCCCGTCCCGCTGGAGCTGCACTACTCCGAGCCCATGGTCTTCGAGGGCACGGGCAACGAGGAGGACAGCGTCATCCAAGGCTATGTGGAGCAGGTCAAGGCGCGCATCGCGGACATCATCGACCGGCGCCGCAACGAGCGCTGGCAGGCGGCGGTGACGCCATGA
- a CDS encoding alpha/beta hydrolase, producing the protein MKKMLGLVGLWLALLLGGVGVAPGVAEAKEDSQGIKVERRTYPVKLSDGKTYQVVGFLYYQGSLKNRPVQVLVHGITYDHAYWDLPDIQGETYSYARFMARQHYAVLALDLPGYGESSRPNGDFLNLAESVSALHQVMVQVRAKAERNTFETLVYVGHSNGALISTYAQALYRDAQAVVLTGWLNTFHELPVGEEVISPLLQQGPYVTVPAALRTGLFYDVAHANPAVIAYDNASVADTTPRGQLMDLFTLLADPTPIPTQKLTVPVLVQLGENDAVAPAAFAAQEAQAYPRSPFVFVDPIADIGHAFNGHTNRLRSWSMISFWLRLAVP; encoded by the coding sequence ATGAAGAAGATGCTTGGACTGGTGGGGTTGTGGCTGGCGCTCCTGCTGGGCGGGGTCGGGGTGGCCCCGGGCGTGGCGGAGGCGAAGGAAGACAGTCAGGGCATCAAGGTGGAGCGGCGCACCTATCCGGTGAAGCTGTCGGACGGCAAGACGTACCAGGTGGTGGGCTTTCTCTATTATCAGGGTTCGTTGAAGAACCGGCCCGTGCAGGTGCTCGTGCATGGCATTACCTATGACCATGCGTATTGGGATCTGCCCGACATCCAGGGCGAGACGTATTCCTATGCGCGCTTCATGGCGCGGCAGCACTACGCGGTGCTGGCGTTGGACCTGCCTGGGTATGGCGAGAGCAGTCGTCCCAACGGAGACTTCCTGAACCTGGCGGAGTCGGTCAGCGCCCTGCACCAGGTGATGGTGCAAGTGCGCGCCAAGGCGGAGCGCAACACCTTCGAGACGCTCGTCTACGTGGGCCACTCCAATGGCGCGCTCATCAGCACCTATGCCCAGGCGCTGTATCGCGACGCCCAGGCGGTGGTGCTCACCGGCTGGCTCAATACCTTTCATGAGCTGCCCGTGGGCGAGGAGGTGATTTCACCGCTCTTGCAGCAGGGGCCCTACGTGACCGTGCCCGCGGCGCTGCGCACGGGTCTGTTCTACGACGTGGCCCACGCGAACCCGGCCGTCATCGCCTATGACAATGCCTCTGTGGCGGACACCACGCCCCGGGGCCAGCTCATGGATCTGTTCACCCTGCTGGCCGACCCGACGCCCATTCCCACGCAGAAGCTCACCGTGCCGGTGCTGGTGCAGCTCGGCGAGAACGACGCGGTGGCGCCGGCGGCCTTCGCCGCGCAGGAGGCCCAGGCCTATCCCCGCTCGCCCTTCGTGTTCGTGGACCCGATCGCAGACATCGGCCATGCCTTCAATGGCCACACGAACCGGCTGCGCAGCTGGTCCATGATCTCCTTCTGGCTGCGCTTGGCGGTGCCCTGA
- a CDS encoding NUDIX hydrolase produces MRELRPWPRLRRGLEHDYQILKVREDMVADPRTGQEHPRVLIDCPDWVNVIGVTRDEQLILIRQYRFGVSRVTLEIPGGVVDPGEAPEHAAARELEEETGYVAERLVALGAVEANPALQPNRCHSFLALGCEKRHEGHQDVGEDITVELHPRASLPQLILDGTITHSLVVVAFYLEQLRAGAGR; encoded by the coding sequence ATGCGCGAACTTCGACCGTGGCCCCGCCTGCGCCGGGGCCTGGAGCACGACTACCAGATCCTCAAGGTCCGCGAGGACATGGTGGCCGACCCCCGCACCGGGCAGGAGCACCCCCGGGTGCTCATCGACTGCCCGGACTGGGTGAACGTCATCGGGGTGACGCGGGACGAGCAGCTCATCCTCATCCGCCAGTACCGCTTCGGGGTGTCCCGAGTGACGCTGGAGATTCCCGGCGGCGTGGTGGACCCGGGCGAGGCGCCCGAGCACGCCGCGGCGCGCGAGCTGGAGGAGGAGACGGGCTACGTCGCCGAGCGGCTGGTGGCGCTCGGCGCGGTGGAGGCCAACCCCGCGCTCCAGCCCAACCGCTGCCACAGCTTCCTGGCGCTCGGGTGCGAGAAGCGGCACGAGGGGCACCAGGACGTGGGCGAGGACATCACCGTGGAGCTGCACCCGCGCGCGAGCCTGCCCCAGCTCATCCTGGACGGGACCATCACCCACTCGCTGGTGGTGGTGGCCTTCTACCTGGAGCAGTTGCGCGCGGGCGCCGGGCGCTGA
- a CDS encoding tetratricopeptide repeat protein gives MSLTSTLSPPLARERLVSALAADPPRLDLAALAIATLNQPHLDAAACLHTLDALAARVQVEMERHEGHGEVLAGLTALRHVLADIEGFRGNEDDYHSPDNSFLDLVLERKVGLPISLSVLYLEVARRAGIPLYGVSFPGHFLVACSAGDHKLVVDPFNEGEILTEEGCKELLERVAPQLRFNPETMLSPAPVELIAYRMLSNLRRVYLERGDYERGLAVVDLLLMLAPNHPGELRTRAALLANLGAYRAALKDVERCLELSPDAPDRDRLEMTVRELRERAELLN, from the coding sequence GTGAGCCTCACCTCGACCTTGAGCCCACCGCTCGCTCGCGAACGCCTCGTGTCCGCGCTCGCCGCGGATCCACCGCGGTTGGACTTAGCCGCCCTGGCCATCGCCACCCTCAACCAGCCCCACCTGGACGCCGCGGCATGTCTGCACACGCTCGACGCCCTGGCGGCGCGGGTCCAGGTGGAGATGGAGCGCCACGAAGGGCATGGGGAGGTGCTGGCCGGCCTCACCGCCCTGCGCCACGTGCTGGCGGACATCGAGGGGTTTCGCGGCAACGAAGACGACTACCACTCGCCGGACAACAGCTTCCTGGACTTGGTGCTGGAGCGGAAGGTGGGCCTGCCCATCTCCCTGTCCGTGCTCTACCTGGAGGTGGCGCGGCGCGCGGGCATCCCCCTGTACGGCGTGTCCTTCCCCGGCCACTTCCTCGTGGCGTGCAGCGCGGGGGACCACAAGCTCGTGGTGGACCCCTTCAACGAGGGGGAGATCCTCACCGAGGAGGGCTGCAAGGAGCTCTTGGAGCGCGTGGCGCCCCAGCTGCGCTTCAACCCGGAGACGATGCTGTCGCCGGCGCCCGTGGAACTCATCGCCTACCGGATGCTGTCCAACCTGCGGCGCGTGTACCTGGAGCGCGGGGACTACGAGCGGGGGCTGGCCGTGGTGGACCTCCTGCTCATGCTCGCGCCCAACCACCCGGGGGAGCTGCGCACGCGCGCGGCGCTCCTGGCCAACCTGGGCGCCTACCGGGCGGCGCTCAAGGACGTGGAGCGCTGTCTGGAGCTGTCGCCGGACGCGCCGGACCGGGACCGGCTGGAAATGACGGTCCGGGAGTTGCGCGAGCGCGCCGAGCTGCTGAACTGA
- a CDS encoding YiiX/YebB-like N1pC/P60 family cysteine hydrolase, translated as MPSTPLFLLSSWLVLATPASAPSPAPVTSVYALEESAFVAQAQRDLEILQRDAQGLLALRAHLDQTRALYLRAQDVPYSPDEKRALLTTWAAFSDHFMSLERIRQRYWDFVKQSALTRRPQHTWGFLLTHGALSAELAHGLAFAELTTGRAQLEVLLDEPSEEYGLPARTFARFKEKALHVSTTTQLLTGDTYAERSRLLFKKSGLLDVPGVEQVMQESRRNVQAARSQLSSRGVTLFAKAGVDVLKDATAQAIFPTQRTVAEWMGDTKVKRIGRPLIRREQVLALLPRMQPGDILVARQNWYLSNIGLPGFWPHAELYVGTPQDWATHLDGDAGVRAWLQGLPGAPPSLAAYLAREYPAKWSTFTAPDSHGDAVRIIESISEGVSFTGPEHGMHVDYLGVLRPRLSPLDKARAIARAFQLQGLPYDFNFDFFSDASLVCTELVYKAYAPAQAQTGVRIGLVDVAGRRTLPANEFVRLFDAEYDRSDRQLDFVAFLEGREQEQDAVEGDAAAFRRSWRRVKWDIAQQ; from the coding sequence ATGCCCTCCACGCCCCTGTTCCTCCTGTCCTCCTGGCTCGTCCTCGCGACGCCCGCCTCCGCCCCGTCCCCCGCGCCCGTCACGAGCGTCTACGCCCTGGAGGAGTCGGCCTTCGTCGCCCAGGCCCAGCGCGACCTGGAGATCCTCCAGCGGGACGCCCAGGGGCTGCTCGCCCTGCGCGCGCACCTGGACCAGACGCGCGCGCTCTACCTGCGCGCCCAGGACGTCCCCTACTCCCCCGACGAGAAGCGCGCCCTGCTCACCACCTGGGCCGCCTTCTCGGACCACTTCATGTCGCTCGAGCGCATCCGTCAGCGCTACTGGGACTTCGTGAAGCAGTCGGCGCTCACCCGCCGCCCCCAGCACACCTGGGGCTTCCTCCTCACGCACGGCGCCCTCTCCGCGGAGCTCGCCCACGGGCTCGCCTTCGCGGAGCTCACCACGGGCCGCGCCCAGCTCGAGGTGCTGCTGGACGAGCCCTCCGAGGAGTACGGCCTGCCCGCGCGCACCTTCGCCCGCTTCAAGGAGAAGGCGCTCCACGTCTCCACCACCACCCAGCTGCTCACCGGGGACACCTACGCGGAGCGCTCCCGGCTGCTGTTCAAGAAGTCCGGGCTGCTCGACGTGCCCGGCGTGGAGCAGGTGATGCAGGAGTCGCGGCGCAACGTGCAGGCCGCCCGGAGTCAGCTGTCGAGCCGGGGCGTCACGCTCTTCGCCAAGGCGGGCGTGGACGTGCTCAAGGACGCCACCGCCCAGGCCATTTTCCCCACCCAGCGCACCGTGGCCGAGTGGATGGGCGACACCAAGGTGAAGCGGATCGGCCGGCCCCTCATCCGCCGCGAGCAGGTGCTCGCCCTGTTGCCCCGGATGCAGCCAGGCGACATCCTCGTGGCCCGGCAGAACTGGTACCTGTCCAACATCGGGCTGCCGGGCTTCTGGCCCCATGCCGAGCTCTATGTGGGCACGCCTCAGGACTGGGCCACGCATCTGGACGGGGACGCCGGGGTGCGCGCCTGGCTCCAGGGCCTGCCCGGCGCCCCCCCCAGCCTCGCCGCGTACCTCGCCCGGGAGTACCCCGCCAAGTGGAGCACCTTCACCGCGCCGGACTCGCACGGGGATGCCGTCCGCATCATCGAGTCCATCAGCGAGGGGGTGTCCTTCACCGGCCCCGAGCACGGCATGCACGTGGACTACCTGGGCGTGCTGCGCCCGCGCCTGTCGCCCCTGGACAAGGCCCGGGCCATCGCGCGTGCCTTCCAGTTGCAGGGGCTGCCCTACGACTTCAACTTCGACTTCTTCTCCGACGCCTCGCTCGTGTGCACGGAGCTCGTCTACAAGGCCTACGCGCCCGCCCAGGCCCAGACGGGGGTGCGCATCGGGCTGGTGGACGTGGCCGGCCGGCGCACCCTGCCCGCCAACGAGTTCGTCCGGCTGTTCGACGCCGAGTACGACCGGAGCGACCGGCAGTTGGATTTCGTTGCGTTCCTGGAAGGACGGGAGCAGGAGCAGGATGCGGTGGAGGGCGATGCGGCCGCCTTCCGGCGCTCGTGGCGCCGGGTGAAGTGGGACATCGCCCAGCAGTGA
- a CDS encoding DUF2795 domain-containing protein, giving the protein MAFGQAEDPALSITPHLESVEYPTTRELLVEAAEDSGAPVDIINVFKSLPQEDYASRRDVMRDLAEAARRFASGGLRDDDDGVERDRRDIGKHVVESELGENRGHP; this is encoded by the coding sequence ATGGCATTCGGACAGGCGGAGGATCCAGCGCTCTCGATCACGCCCCACCTGGAGTCCGTGGAGTATCCGACCACGCGCGAACTCCTCGTCGAGGCCGCGGAGGACAGCGGAGCGCCGGTGGACATCATCAACGTGTTCAAGTCGCTGCCGCAGGAGGACTACGCGTCGCGGCGGGACGTGATGCGGGACCTGGCCGAGGCGGCGCGGCGCTTCGCCAGCGGCGGCCTGCGCGATGACGACGACGGCGTGGAGCGCGACCGCCGGGACATCGGCAAGCACGTCGTGGAGAGCGAGCTCGGCGAGAATCGGGGCCACCCGTAA
- a CDS encoding glycosyl hydrolase translates to MKTWDAGAPGRRRFMGMALMAACALLPQSARAQLSKTLVTPGPTAPAQKVFNLLVDLENGARANNGTARTIIGQHCEAQKEIHQEGSYAGKYYNEVVRLSGKKPAFVEMDLGPGWYQSSFNDNTVEWRATFNGIGFLRDRWTYGDGLVGVSFHHPYPGSPSKNFENTLVETATNASGQRVNLDDAWFRRLVDWQNNTAEYQTLLRDLKWAADRLQPLADANVPVLFRPYHEMNKLSGRFWWANRDPYLYKQLWSIIFNYMTNTRGFKNLLWVWTPYNWDGQYGKSPWDYYPTEGVDVVGVDIYSGNPYFPARYYDDLKRYNKPRILAENDKLPVRWDKNISEIDARPWVLYTIWGDLLVKDVSGSGAPNYWNTENSYKAIKDTYAHGKVLTGGAQAPNGNANFNWMSVH, encoded by the coding sequence ATGAAGACGTGGGATGCGGGTGCGCCGGGCCGACGCCGGTTCATGGGCATGGCGCTGATGGCGGCGTGTGCCTTGCTGCCGCAGTCCGCCCGGGCGCAGCTCTCCAAGACGCTGGTGACGCCGGGCCCCACGGCGCCCGCGCAGAAGGTGTTCAACCTGCTGGTGGATCTGGAGAACGGTGCCCGCGCCAACAACGGCACGGCCCGGACGATCATCGGGCAGCACTGCGAGGCGCAGAAGGAGATCCACCAGGAAGGCAGCTACGCGGGCAAGTACTACAACGAGGTCGTGCGGCTGTCGGGCAAGAAGCCCGCGTTCGTGGAGATGGACCTGGGCCCGGGGTGGTACCAGTCCTCCTTCAATGACAACACCGTGGAGTGGCGCGCCACCTTCAATGGCATCGGCTTCCTCCGGGACCGGTGGACGTACGGGGACGGGCTCGTCGGGGTGAGCTTCCACCATCCCTATCCGGGCAGCCCGTCGAAGAACTTCGAGAACACCCTGGTGGAGACGGCCACCAACGCGTCGGGCCAGCGGGTGAACCTGGACGATGCGTGGTTCCGGCGCCTGGTGGACTGGCAGAACAACACCGCCGAATACCAGACGCTGCTGCGCGACTTGAAGTGGGCCGCGGATCGCCTGCAGCCGCTCGCGGATGCGAACGTGCCGGTGCTCTTCCGGCCCTACCACGAGATGAACAAGCTCTCGGGTCGCTTCTGGTGGGCCAACCGCGATCCCTACCTCTACAAGCAATTGTGGAGCATCATCTTCAATTACATGACCAACACCCGGGGCTTCAAGAACCTCCTCTGGGTGTGGACGCCGTACAACTGGGATGGCCAGTACGGCAAGAGCCCCTGGGACTACTACCCCACCGAGGGCGTCGACGTCGTCGGGGTCGACATCTACAGCGGCAATCCCTACTTCCCGGCCCGCTACTACGACGATCTCAAGCGCTACAACAAGCCGCGCATCCTGGCCGAGAATGACAAGCTGCCCGTGCGCTGGGACAAGAACATCTCCGAGATCGACGCCCGGCCGTGGGTGCTCTACACCATCTGGGGCGACCTGCTCGTCAAGGATGTCAGCGGCTCCGGCGCGCCCAACTACTGGAACACCGAGAACAGCTACAAGGCCATCAAGGACACGTACGCCCATGGCAAGGTGTTGACGGGTGGGGCGCAGGCGCCCAACGGCAACGCCAACTTCAACTGGATGTCCGTGCACTGA
- a CDS encoding acyl-CoA-binding protein, with the protein MSDLNAQFTKAQTDVKTLSASPGNDTLLELYALYKQGSQGDVTGERPGVFSVKDRAKFDAWTKKKGLGKTEAMQKYVDLVNRLLKK; encoded by the coding sequence ATGTCTGACTTGAATGCGCAGTTCACGAAGGCGCAGACCGATGTGAAGACGCTGTCGGCCAGCCCCGGCAATGACACGCTGCTGGAGCTGTACGCGCTCTACAAGCAGGGCAGCCAGGGCGATGTGACGGGCGAGCGCCCGGGCGTGTTCAGCGTCAAGGACCGCGCCAAGTTCGACGCCTGGACGAAGAAGAAGGGCCTGGGCAAGACCGAGGCCATGCAGAAGTACGTGGACCTGGTGAACCGGCTGCTCAAGAAGTGA
- a CDS encoding CoA-binding protein encodes MSHEHNLIEDEDGIRAVVRRSKRVAVLGIKTEQHAGQPAYYVPEYLSRAGVDVVPVPVYYPEVTHILQRPVFRRLVDIPGEIDLVDVFRRPQDIEQHLEDLLAKKPRAVWFQSGIRNDVVARRLAEAGIQVVQDRCLMVDHRRYGG; translated from the coding sequence ATGAGCCATGAGCACAACCTGATCGAGGACGAGGACGGCATCCGCGCGGTCGTACGCCGCAGCAAGCGGGTGGCCGTGCTGGGCATCAAGACGGAGCAGCACGCGGGCCAGCCGGCCTACTACGTCCCGGAGTACCTCTCCCGGGCCGGGGTGGACGTGGTGCCGGTGCCTGTCTATTACCCGGAGGTCACCCACATCCTGCAGCGGCCGGTGTTCCGGCGGCTCGTGGACATTCCCGGGGAGATCGACCTGGTGGACGTCTTCCGGCGGCCCCAGGACATCGAGCAGCACCTGGAGGACCTGCTCGCCAAGAAGCCCCGGGCGGTGTGGTTCCAGTCCGGCATCCGCAACGACGTGGTGGCCCGCCGGCTGGCCGAGGCGGGCATCCAGGTGGTGCAGGACCGCTGCCTGATGGTGGACCACCGCCGCTACGGCGGCTGA
- a CDS encoding patatin-like phospholipase family protein, whose product MAAPSVQQLLQGKRFGLVLSAGYFGFFGHAGFLKGLAAAGLTPSAYAGTSAGGLVAAYAAAGASVQAIEELVLKQTRESFWDPDPIGAVLNAFPRESHGATGLLKGERFRKLLERTLPVSSFEQLPHPLLLTSANLTQGTHEIFTSGELAPRVHATCAYPGLFRAVRVGRDLYWDGGLVDKAPALSLRESAFGQDLDAILVHYLPSRTRKMLGGPMAYAQGIAAGSAALRHDHFRLQLALLKERGFPVYVVVSNLPPVSPTQMERGFDALHQARLSSERALLRPPVPFQEA is encoded by the coding sequence ATGGCCGCTCCATCCGTGCAGCAACTTCTCCAGGGCAAACGTTTCGGACTCGTTCTCTCCGCCGGCTACTTCGGTTTCTTCGGGCACGCGGGGTTTCTCAAGGGCCTGGCGGCCGCGGGCCTGACGCCCTCGGCCTACGCGGGGACGAGCGCGGGCGGACTGGTGGCCGCCTACGCGGCGGCCGGCGCCAGCGTCCAGGCGATCGAGGAGCTCGTTCTCAAACAGACGCGCGAGTCCTTCTGGGATCCGGACCCCATTGGCGCGGTCCTCAATGCCTTTCCGCGCGAGAGCCATGGTGCGACAGGCCTGCTCAAGGGTGAGCGCTTCCGCAAGCTGCTCGAGCGCACGCTCCCGGTGAGCAGCTTCGAGCAGCTGCCCCACCCGCTGCTGCTCACGAGCGCCAACCTGACCCAGGGCACGCACGAGATCTTCACCTCGGGCGAGCTGGCGCCCCGCGTGCACGCCACGTGCGCCTATCCCGGCCTGTTCCGCGCGGTGCGGGTGGGACGCGACCTGTATTGGGATGGTGGACTGGTGGACAAGGCCCCGGCCCTGTCCCTGCGCGAGAGCGCTTTTGGACAGGACCTGGACGCCATCCTCGTGCACTACCTGCCCAGCCGCACCCGCAAGATGCTGGGCGGGCCCATGGCCTACGCGCAGGGCATCGCCGCGGGCTCGGCGGCGCTGCGGCACGACCACTTCCGGCTGCAATTGGCCCTGCTCAAGGAGCGGGGCTTTCCCGTGTACGTGGTGGTGTCCAACCTGCCGCCCGTGTCTCCCACGCAGATGGAGCGCGGCTTCGATGCGCTCCACCAGGCGCGGCTGAGCTCCGAGCGCGCCCTGCTGCGGCCGCCCGTGCCCTTCCAGGAGGCATGA
- a CDS encoding prenyltransferase/squalene oxidase repeat-containing protein, giving the protein MSPSVYDTAQVLRILGPRDNDTSVVEWLLEQQAEDGGWGDAAFPLHRDIPTLSAILALRGFREQAPVADAIQAGLAFLRTQAPLWADLVVDELPVAAEILLPSLLKELGEEGDLPREPYAKLMALGERKQKIIAKLPMRAGVPWIHVWETWGAEPLASLMDGAGSIGHSASATAAWIKAAEGRPELESFVQRGQDYLRQSMRSTGMEQSGLVPVGAPHTYFEQSFVLYGLLMAGLLDEPALAEPVRAVLGDLTRALGPHGIGMSDYFLQDGDDTSAVVAVMHALGLPADAALLRRFQKDDHFIAYPGEMNSSPTLTARCVHALRMLGETDGLEPFHQYLIARQEPSGRWSTDKWNRSWLYATFHSVIGLIGSEHTAPVLKALEAVLSAQSEEGGWSSVGEPNMTETSYAVLMLGYLERHGVHHAGITRALDRASQWMMRQYSPFTGREGKVKCWISKELYRMERIDSAFELSALLMLRRRG; this is encoded by the coding sequence ATGAGCCCGTCTGTCTATGACACGGCGCAGGTGCTGCGGATTCTGGGGCCGCGGGACAATGACACGTCCGTGGTGGAGTGGTTGTTGGAGCAGCAGGCGGAGGACGGGGGCTGGGGCGACGCCGCCTTTCCGCTGCACCGGGACATCCCCACGCTGTCCGCGATCCTGGCGTTGAGAGGGTTTCGCGAGCAGGCGCCCGTGGCCGACGCCATCCAGGCGGGGCTCGCGTTCCTGCGGACCCAGGCGCCCTTGTGGGCCGACCTGGTGGTGGACGAATTGCCGGTGGCCGCGGAGATCCTCCTGCCCAGCTTGTTGAAGGAGCTGGGGGAGGAGGGCGACCTGCCCCGCGAGCCCTACGCCAAGCTGATGGCCCTGGGCGAGCGCAAGCAGAAGATCATCGCCAAGCTGCCGATGCGCGCCGGCGTGCCGTGGATCCACGTCTGGGAGACCTGGGGCGCCGAGCCGCTCGCGAGCCTGATGGATGGGGCGGGCAGCATCGGCCACAGCGCGTCCGCCACGGCCGCGTGGATCAAGGCCGCCGAGGGTCGGCCGGAGCTGGAGTCGTTCGTGCAGCGGGGCCAGGACTACCTGCGTCAGTCCATGCGCTCCACCGGCATGGAGCAGTCCGGGCTGGTGCCCGTGGGCGCGCCGCACACCTACTTCGAGCAGTCCTTCGTGCTCTACGGCCTGCTCATGGCGGGCCTGCTGGACGAGCCGGCGCTGGCGGAGCCGGTGCGCGCGGTGCTGGGCGACCTGACGCGCGCGCTGGGGCCTCATGGCATCGGCATGAGCGACTACTTCCTCCAGGACGGCGATGACACGAGCGCGGTGGTGGCCGTCATGCACGCGCTCGGCCTGCCCGCGGACGCGGCGCTGCTGCGCCGCTTCCAGAAGGACGACCACTTCATCGCCTACCCGGGTGAGATGAACTCCTCGCCCACGCTGACGGCCCGCTGCGTCCACGCGCTGCGGATGCTGGGCGAGACGGACGGCCTGGAGCCCTTCCACCAGTACCTCATCGCCCGCCAGGAGCCCTCGGGCCGCTGGTCCACCGACAAGTGGAACCGCTCGTGGCTGTACGCCACGTTCCACTCGGTCATCGGGCTGATCGGCTCGGAGCACACGGCCCCGGTCCTCAAGGCCCTGGAGGCGGTGCTCTCCGCGCAGTCGGAGGAGGGCGGCTGGAGCTCCGTGGGCGAGCCGAACATGACGGAGACGTCCTACGCGGTGCTGATGCTCGGCTACCTGGAGCGCCATGGCGTGCACCACGCCGGCATCACCCGGGCGCTGGATCGCGCCTCCCAGTGGATGATGCGGCAGTACAGCCCCTTCACCGGCCGCGAGGGCAAGGTGAAGTGCTGGATCTCCAAGGAGCTCTACCGCATGGAGCGCATCGACTCGGCCTTCGAGCTGAGCGCCCTGCTGATGCTGCGTCGGCGCGGCTAA